From the Manis javanica isolate MJ-LG chromosome 13, MJ_LKY, whole genome shotgun sequence genome, one window contains:
- the GTPBP3 gene encoding tRNA modification GTPase GTPBP3, mitochondrial — protein sequence MWRRLWTLVAPAARAPRRSCSRLGSGGPAPSCGATVFALSSGQGRCGIAVIRTSGPASSQALRSLTAPRALPPARRACLRVLYDPRSGEPLDRALVLWFPGPQSFTGEDCAEFHVHGGPAVVSGVLQALGSVPGLRPAEAGEFTRRAFAHGKLSLTEVEGLADLIHAETEAQRRQALRQLDGDLGHLCRVWAETLTKALAHVEAYIDFGEDDNLEEGVLEQADTEVRRLEVVLGAHLRDARRGQRLRSGVHVVVTGPPNAGKSSLVNLLSRKPVSIVSPEPGTTRDVLETPVDLAGFPALLSDTAGLREGVGQVEQEGILRARKRLEQADVILAVLDASDLASPSSCNFLDTVVAPAGVQSPSGNSQRLLLVLNKSDLLPPGGLDHRPDLSPHLLLSCLTGEGLDGLLEVLRKELAAVCGDPSTGPPLLTRARHQHHLQSCLDALGHYRQAKDLALAAEALRIARRHLACLTGKGGTDEILNIIFRDFCVGK from the exons ATGTGGCGGCGACTTTGGACGCTGGTAGCCCCGGCGGCACGTGCGCCTCGCAG ATCTTGCAGCCGTCTGGGCAGTGGCGGCCCggcccccagctgtggggccaCTGTCTTCGCGCTGAGCTCCGGCCAAGGCCGCTGCGGCATCGCGGTGATCCGGACCAGCGGCCCCGCCAGCAGCCAGGCCCTCCGGAGCCTCACGGCGCCCCGGGCCCTGCCCCCGGCTCGCAGAGCCTGTCTGCGGGTGCTCTACGATCCCCGCTCCGGGGAGCCCTTGGACCGCGCGCTGGTGCTCTGGTTCCCAG GTCCCCAAAGTTTCACAGGTGAGGATTGCGCGGAGTTCCACGTGCATGGAGGCCCGGCGGTGGTGAGTGGCGTCCTGCAGGCTCTGG GCAGTGTTCCTGGGTTGCGGCCTGCGGAGGCGGGCGAGTTCACTAGGAGGGCATTTGCCCACGGGAAGCTGAGCCTGACGGAGGTGGAGGGGCTGGCGGATCTGATCCATgcggaaactgaagcacagaggcgGCAGGCCTTGAGGCAGCTGGACGGGGACCTGGGCCACCTCTGCCGTGTCTGGGCTGAGACCCTCACTAAG GCTCTGGCCCATGTGGAGGCCTATATCGACTTTGGTGAGGATGACAACCTGGAGGAGGGCGTCCTGGAGCAAG CTGACACTGAAGTGCGGCGACTTGAGGTGGTACTGGGTGCACATCTTCGAGATGCTAGGCGCGGGCAGAGGCTTCGCTCAGGGGTTCATGTTGTGGTCACGGGACCCCCCAACGCTGGCAAGAGCAGCCTGGTGAACCTGCTCA GCCGAAAGCCTGTGTCCATCGTGTCCCCGGAGCCAGGGACCACCCGTGACGTGCTGGAGACCCCCGTGGACCTGGCTGGATTCCCTGCACTGCTGAGCGACACTGCTGGGTTGCGGGAGGGCGTGGGGCAGGTGGAGCAAGAGGGCATTCTGCGTGCCCGCAAGAG GCTGGAGCAGGCTGATGTCATTCTGGCAGTGTTGGACGCCTCTGACCTAGCATCTCCATCCAGCTGCAACTTTCTGGACACCGTTGTGGCTCCCGCAGGAGTCCAAAGCCCCAGTGGGAACAGCCAGCGCCTCCTGCTGGTGCTGAACAAGTCAGACCTCCTGCCCCCTGGGGGTCTGGACCACCGTCCTGACCTGAGCCCTCACCTGCTGCTCTCCTGCCTGACTGGGGAGGGACTAGATGGCTTGCTGGAGGTCCTGAGGAAGGAGCTGGCTGCAGT GTGCGGGGACCCATCCACAGGCCCACCGCTTCTGACACGCGCAAGGCACCAGCATCACCTCCAGAGCTGCCTGGATGCCCTTGGCCACTACAGGCAGGCCAAAGACCTGGCCCTGGCAGCTGAGGCACTCCGCATTGCCCGGAGGCACCTGGCCTGCCTCACCGGTAAAGGGGGCACTGATGAGATCCTGAACATCATTTTCCGTGACTTCTGCGTGGGAAAGTGA